In a genomic window of Helianthus annuus cultivar XRQ/B chromosome 10, HanXRQr2.0-SUNRISE, whole genome shotgun sequence:
- the LOC110866473 gene encoding clavaminate synthase-like protein At3g21360: protein MTTGRFFKEVELPEQKPYDNGVLFPAVLAPNTNDEEANLCAFEHAIRAEKSWLESNLQRRGVILFRGFHVTSPCDFNRVVEAFGYPELVYAGGRATRTKVVGQLPDFPTKLFFFCEEELESEGEMPVVLSHIVYEQMKEKQPEFVAKVEEHGLKFIIVTGDDDQSSSIGGRGWKSTYMTDDKKVANERFNLINLTPLIN, encoded by the exons ATGACCACAGGAAGATTCTTCAAAGAAGTAGAACTACCTGAGCAAAAACCTTATGATAACGGGGTTCTCTTCCCTGCAGTGTTAGCACCAAACACTAATGATGAAGAAGCAAATTTGTGTGCGTTTGAACATGCTATCAGAGCGGAAAAGTCCTGGCTGGAATCTAATCTGCAACGAAGAGGCGTTATTCTTTTCCGAGGCTTCCATGTTACCTCTCCTTGCGACTTCAATCGCGTTGTCGAAGCTTTTGGCTACCCAGAACTCGTCTACGCTGGTGGCCGGGCAACTCGAACCAAAGTCGTTGGCCAG CTTCCTGACTTCCCGACGAAGTTATTTTTCTTCTGTGAAGAAGAACTGGAAAGCGAGGGAGAAATGCCTGTAGTTTTGAGTCATATCGTGtatgaacaaatgaaagaaaagCAACCCGAGTTCGTTGCTAAAGTGGAGGAGCATGGGTTAAAATTTATAATTGTAACGGGAGACGACGACCAATCATCATCCATCGGTGGCAGAGGTTGGAAGTCTACATACATGACAGATGACAAGAAAGTTGCTAATGAAAGGTTCAATCTTATTAATCTTACTCCATTAATTAACTAA